The following coding sequences are from one Leptolyngbya sp. NIES-3755 window:
- a CDS encoding serine/threonine protein kinase, putative (similar to AA sequence:cyanobase_aa:AM1_3752), with protein sequence MIHQTPSSLLNHRYKVLGLLGDGGFGKTFLVEDTHLPSNRRCVVKQLKPIHDNPQIHQIVKDRFQREAAILERLGESHEQIPKLYAYFSEDEQFYLVEEWVEGDTLAQKVQNEGVQSEATVRSILMHLLPTIAYVHRQQIVHRDIKPDNVILRRRDGQPVLIDFGAVKESMSTIVNSQGNSTNSIVVGTPGYMPAEQLAGRPLFSSDIYSLGMTAIYLLTGRIPQQLDTNPMNGELSWQHYAPSISPEFAAILNKAVQMSAHLRFSTAAEMLSALQVPAIAATIPPAPAPEITSPPIPQTASDIHTQAVAPQSIPPQPVSVASASSGEWKRSVMIGCIIGLSILGGAFMLRSQTFGPSIASNPASPSPTSSPSPTPPTTQTKESPSTPSTTQSNQAPPSDPTPAKPVQPQVPSASEGNQNGDSNAAVIDKDSSTNVRSGAGTNYPVTYTARSGDRVQISDSTLDSGGYRWYNVRFAKSGVTGWVAGQLLKLDPIAQPDPPQPQKPQPTQTDDTNAILVGDAGSKNIRSGPGTKFATVHMAYPGDRVRVLDSAQDSGGFTWYKVYFPKSGADGWIAAQLIKID encoded by the coding sequence ATGATTCACCAAACGCCTTCCAGCCTGCTCAACCATCGTTACAAAGTTCTTGGTCTCTTAGGCGACGGAGGCTTTGGTAAAACTTTTCTGGTCGAAGATACGCATCTTCCCTCGAATCGTCGCTGTGTCGTGAAACAACTCAAACCGATTCACGACAATCCCCAAATTCACCAAATCGTGAAAGACCGTTTTCAACGCGAAGCCGCAATTCTGGAACGCTTAGGTGAAAGTCATGAGCAAATTCCAAAACTGTATGCGTACTTCTCTGAAGATGAGCAGTTCTATCTCGTTGAAGAATGGGTCGAAGGAGATACGCTGGCTCAAAAAGTTCAGAACGAAGGTGTCCAATCGGAAGCAACGGTTCGATCAATTCTGATGCACCTTTTACCCACGATCGCGTATGTGCATCGCCAACAAATCGTTCACCGCGATATCAAGCCCGATAACGTCATTCTACGGCGGCGAGATGGTCAGCCTGTCTTGATTGACTTTGGTGCTGTGAAAGAATCGATGAGTACGATCGTCAATAGTCAAGGCAATAGTACAAACTCGATCGTGGTTGGAACACCCGGATACATGCCTGCCGAACAATTAGCAGGTCGTCCGCTCTTTTCCAGTGATATCTACAGCTTAGGAATGACTGCAATTTACTTACTCACCGGCAGAATTCCACAGCAGCTTGACACCAATCCAATGAACGGAGAACTAAGCTGGCAACACTACGCACCCTCAATTAGCCCAGAATTTGCCGCAATTCTCAATAAAGCAGTACAGATGAGTGCTCACCTAAGATTTAGCACTGCGGCGGAAATGCTATCGGCTCTGCAAGTTCCCGCGATCGCAGCAACCATTCCTCCAGCTCCCGCGCCAGAGATCACTTCTCCTCCAATTCCGCAAACTGCTTCAGATATTCACACTCAAGCAGTCGCACCTCAATCGATCCCTCCTCAGCCTGTATCCGTGGCATCAGCTTCCTCCGGAGAATGGAAACGCTCAGTGATGATTGGCTGCATTATCGGATTGAGCATCTTAGGCGGTGCATTCATGTTGCGATCGCAAACCTTCGGACCCTCGATCGCCTCGAATCCCGCATCTCCCAGTCCTACTTCATCTCCCTCTCCGACTCCTCCCACTACACAAACTAAAGAAAGTCCATCGACTCCATCAACCACTCAATCCAATCAAGCTCCACCCAGCGATCCAACTCCCGCAAAACCAGTACAGCCTCAAGTTCCATCTGCTTCAGAAGGCAATCAAAACGGCGATAGTAATGCGGCTGTCATCGACAAAGATAGTTCAACCAATGTTCGCTCAGGAGCAGGCACGAACTATCCGGTCACTTACACGGCTCGATCGGGTGATCGCGTCCAAATTTCCGACAGCACTCTCGACTCTGGTGGCTATCGCTGGTACAACGTGCGATTTGCAAAATCGGGTGTTACTGGTTGGGTTGCGGGTCAATTGCTCAAACTTGATCCGATCGCTCAACCTGATCCGCCTCAACCCCAAAAACCGCAACCCACTCAAACCGACGATACCAATGCCATCTTAGTCGGTGATGCGGGAAGCAAAAATATTCGCAGTGGACCTGGCACAAAATTTGCAACCGTTCACATGGCGTATCCAGGCGATCGCGTTCGAGTGCTAGATTCAGCCCAAGATTCTGGTGGCTTTACCTGGTATAAGGTCTATTTCCCCAAATCCGGTGCAGACGGTTGGATCGCAGCCCAGTTGATTAAGATAGATTGA
- a CDS encoding hypothetical protein (similar to AA sequence:cyanobase_aa:Npun_F2200) encodes MSQDRESLKPIEGANRSIRRRLGLKGELLLATAPTLVVLGVLALVEALSRQRLLFASLAASAFLIYLDPQHGTNSVRTLVSAQMMAAILGWLTFTLFGAGYVAAGSAMIATIVLMIVLDIMHPPAVATSLSFALRAGNDNNLILFGLAVGITAVLVGLERLALWLIARLS; translated from the coding sequence ATGAGCCAGGATCGTGAAAGCTTAAAGCCGATCGAGGGCGCGAATCGATCGATTCGACGTAGATTAGGACTCAAAGGAGAACTGTTACTGGCAACGGCTCCTACGCTTGTGGTCTTAGGGGTACTGGCTTTAGTGGAAGCTTTAAGTCGGCAACGGTTACTGTTTGCTTCTCTCGCTGCGAGTGCCTTTCTAATTTATCTTGATCCGCAGCATGGTACGAATTCCGTCCGAACTTTAGTGTCAGCCCAAATGATGGCAGCAATTTTGGGATGGTTAACGTTTACGCTGTTTGGGGCAGGATATGTCGCGGCAGGCAGCGCGATGATTGCCACGATCGTACTCATGATTGTGTTGGACATTATGCACCCGCCCGCCGTTGCTACTTCACTGAGTTTTGCTCTCAGAGCGGGCAATGATAATAATCTGATTTTATTTGGTTTGGCAGTTGGAATTACTGCTGTATTGGTCGGCTTAGAGCGCTTAGCTTTATGGTTGATTGCTCGACTGAGCTAA
- a CDS encoding hypothetical protein (hypothetical protein MC7420_5277;~similar to AA sequence:cyanobase_aa:LBDG_00090) yields the protein MKGFQKFLRFCASGTLISFLILCTGCTAIPFLGNGQTLKTDLSMQVEPTRDPGIYQITGSTNLPDQTRLTIQAIRNLQPNSQSESGQSYSILARTEVKVEKGKWQTSLNLLPQDRLEAWQKTARSLNLKSEPEKQVQFLAMTDPTQNSIEIQEQSSTTANQGTSVQFTADGRSYLQAEQILTIEPPTATIAASEKPTQTVVKVAVQPINKATEVKSQTDAELPTKAWMR from the coding sequence ATGAAAGGCTTTCAGAAATTTCTTCGGTTCTGTGCAAGTGGAACACTGATCTCGTTCCTAATCCTCTGTACAGGTTGCACTGCTATTCCTTTTCTTGGAAATGGACAGACTCTTAAAACAGACCTATCGATGCAGGTTGAGCCAACTCGCGATCCGGGAATTTACCAGATTACAGGGAGCACTAACTTGCCAGACCAAACCCGATTGACGATTCAAGCAATCCGCAATTTGCAGCCCAATTCCCAATCTGAATCAGGACAGTCCTATTCGATCCTGGCTCGAACAGAAGTTAAGGTCGAAAAAGGGAAATGGCAAACCTCGCTGAATCTTTTACCGCAAGACCGACTAGAGGCTTGGCAAAAAACTGCTCGATCGCTAAATCTCAAATCTGAACCTGAGAAACAAGTCCAATTCTTAGCCATGACTGATCCCACACAAAACTCGATTGAGATTCAAGAGCAATCCAGCACGACAGCAAATCAGGGAACAAGCGTTCAGTTCACAGCCGATGGAAGAAGCTACTTGCAGGCAGAGCAGATTTTGACGATCGAGCCGCCAACAGCAACTATAGCCGCCTCTGAGAAGCCTACTCAAACGGTTGTGAAAGTCGCAGTTCAACCGATCAATAAAGCAACGGAAGTGAAATCACAAACCGATGCTGAATTGCCAACAAAAGCATGGATGCGATAG
- a CDS encoding D-alanyl-D-alanine carboxypeptidase (similar to AA sequence:cyanobase_aa:LBDG_05700) produces the protein MKIRVSSAQLRSIGIAIVTATIVIGLGWAMQFPESSVTQAPPGVPVSTQVPAASAPTLTTPKPLPAISASPSVAPIASPSPPAIPIAKSSPVAKTLYGHLPYQEDDPSRLVSIGQYVRGTYERAESLDVEAANAFQQMIAAAQSQGVLLMPISGFRTIADQKELFDRQIERRGSAEAAARLSAPPGHSEHHTGYAIDIADQQQPDTDLKYGFEQTKAYRWLNTNAYKYGFEQSFPKNNWQGVSNEPWHWRFVVSPRASQVFAVAKGGDLAN, from the coding sequence ATGAAAATCCGAGTTAGTTCTGCTCAACTCCGCAGTATTGGAATTGCGATCGTCACTGCCACGATCGTGATTGGATTAGGTTGGGCAATGCAATTTCCAGAGAGTTCTGTCACTCAAGCGCCCCCAGGAGTGCCTGTTTCGACCCAAGTGCCTGCCGCTTCTGCGCCAACGCTCACTACTCCGAAACCGCTGCCCGCCATTTCCGCCTCTCCATCGGTTGCCCCGATCGCATCTCCCAGTCCGCCCGCTATCCCGATCGCAAAATCATCTCCAGTAGCAAAAACTCTGTATGGACATTTGCCTTATCAGGAAGATGATCCGAGTCGATTAGTCTCGATCGGTCAGTATGTACGTGGAACCTACGAACGCGCTGAATCTCTAGATGTTGAAGCCGCAAACGCCTTTCAGCAAATGATCGCCGCCGCGCAATCTCAGGGTGTACTGTTAATGCCAATCTCAGGATTTCGGACGATCGCAGATCAAAAAGAATTGTTCGATCGACAAATTGAACGGCGTGGAAGTGCAGAAGCAGCCGCCCGATTGAGTGCGCCACCCGGACACAGTGAACATCACACTGGATATGCGATCGATATTGCTGACCAACAACAGCCCGATACCGATTTGAAATATGGTTTTGAACAAACCAAAGCCTATCGATGGTTGAATACAAACGCCTACAAATACGGGTTTGAGCAATCATTCCCCAAAAACAATTGGCAAGGAGTGAGCAATGAACCGTGGCACTGGCGCTTTGTCGTATCACCCAGAGCTTCTCAAGTTTTTGCGGTTGCCAAAGGCGGCGATCTAGCGAACTAA
- a CDS encoding putative peptidase M23B (similar to AA sequence:cyanobase_aa:LBDG_06720): MTQRPNPNRPRHAKLLKRLGCLGSLGVFSSGMTLAQASPIVSPSPVAASPSPAVVEPTPPTPSATVVSTTPAPAPAVPESATPDPTPPVQIEIPKSSPVSESPLVAPSPTASPAPKYEPPSSIVIEKRNSGTTTIPKVTTTQPKTTGIANAVSNAVSGVMRPQFKPTQPEVTAEGQAAPETTSSSWTPPSIVPPSFVQDYFNRTVRPLGLPGNGDVRLLFPLSIPSAITSAFGWRIHPITGNQRLHTGTDLGAPMGTPVLAALTGRVIMADFFGGYGLSIALEHTNGSQQTLYAHMSEIFVKPGDVVKQGTVIGRVGSTGNSTGPHLHFEFRQQTSEGSWVAQDAGLSLEQAVAQLAKSMQVSQQTQPQTQVPQ, from the coding sequence ATGACGCAGCGACCTAACCCAAATCGACCCCGACACGCAAAGTTATTGAAGCGATTGGGATGTCTCGGTAGTTTGGGTGTTTTTAGTAGTGGAATGACGCTGGCACAAGCTTCCCCAATTGTTTCACCTTCGCCAGTCGCGGCTTCGCCTTCACCCGCTGTGGTTGAACCCACTCCACCCACTCCGAGTGCGACGGTTGTTTCGACAACTCCAGCGCCTGCCCCTGCGGTTCCGGAAAGTGCGACTCCTGATCCGACTCCACCCGTTCAAATCGAGATTCCAAAGTCTTCTCCGGTGTCTGAGTCGCCATTGGTCGCTCCTTCTCCTACTGCGAGTCCTGCACCGAAGTATGAGCCGCCTAGCTCGATCGTGATTGAAAAACGCAATTCAGGCACAACGACCATTCCAAAAGTGACGACGACCCAACCCAAGACCACCGGAATCGCAAACGCGGTCTCTAATGCGGTTTCTGGAGTGATGCGTCCACAATTTAAGCCAACTCAGCCAGAAGTGACCGCAGAGGGACAAGCGGCTCCAGAAACGACTTCATCAAGTTGGACACCACCTTCGATCGTGCCCCCTTCGTTTGTTCAAGATTATTTCAATCGCACCGTTCGCCCGTTAGGTCTGCCCGGAAATGGAGATGTGCGCTTGCTCTTCCCCCTCTCGATTCCGAGCGCGATTACTTCAGCGTTTGGATGGCGGATTCACCCGATTACTGGGAATCAGCGGCTTCATACTGGAACGGATTTAGGTGCGCCGATGGGAACTCCAGTACTGGCAGCGCTCACCGGGCGCGTGATTATGGCGGATTTCTTTGGTGGGTATGGATTGTCGATCGCATTAGAACATACGAATGGATCGCAACAAACGCTTTACGCTCACATGTCTGAGATTTTCGTCAAGCCTGGGGATGTTGTGAAACAAGGAACCGTGATTGGTCGTGTCGGCAGTACCGGAAATTCGACGGGTCCGCACTTGCACTTTGAGTTCCGTCAGCAAACTTCAGAAGGAAGCTGGGTGGCTCAGGATGCAGGATTGTCGCTTGAACAAGCGGTAGCACAATTAGCGAAATCGATGCAGGTGAGTCAGCAAACTCAGCCGCAGACTCAAGTACCTCAATAA
- a CDS encoding hypothetical protein (hypothetical protein Npun_R0056;~similar to AA sequence:cyanobase_aa:LBDG_06730) codes for MHDWHWQTWNNLPYLTCSLLESWQHGFFTQQFSPRSPFELTEVLAPNAEAYRVHQVHGNTVLSPSELKDPKDRENLSQADGLITERSQQAVWACSADCTPALIGDLKTGHVSAIHSGWRGTSQKIVPIAIAKLQAQGSRLEDLRIALGPAISGEVYQVSHQVALEVGASIDPNPTLDQFINLPNSPILEDPTPGRSRLDVRRVIAIQLGQMGIAAEQIAIAPHCTYQDPTHFFSYRRAKLKKVQWSGIVSR; via the coding sequence ATGCACGATTGGCACTGGCAAACCTGGAACAATCTGCCCTATCTCACTTGCAGCCTTCTAGAATCTTGGCAACACGGCTTTTTCACACAGCAGTTTTCGCCACGATCGCCATTTGAACTGACCGAAGTGCTTGCTCCCAATGCTGAGGCATACCGAGTTCATCAAGTGCATGGTAATACTGTTCTTTCCCCGTCTGAATTGAAAGATCCGAAAGATCGAGAAAATCTCTCTCAAGCTGACGGGCTGATTACGGAGCGATCGCAGCAAGCGGTTTGGGCGTGTAGTGCCGACTGTACTCCTGCTTTAATTGGCGATTTGAAAACAGGGCATGTGTCAGCTATCCATTCAGGCTGGCGGGGAACTTCACAAAAAATCGTGCCAATTGCGATCGCGAAACTCCAAGCGCAAGGAAGCCGCCTCGAAGATCTCAGAATTGCCCTTGGTCCGGCAATTTCCGGTGAAGTCTACCAAGTTTCACATCAAGTTGCATTAGAAGTGGGAGCCTCGATTGATCCGAACCCCACGCTTGATCAATTCATAAACCTGCCGAACTCGCCAATTTTAGAAGACCCGACTCCAGGACGATCGCGCTTAGACGTGCGGCGAGTGATTGCGATTCAACTAGGACAGATGGGAATTGCTGCGGAACAAATTGCGATCGCGCCTCACTGCACCTATCAAGATCCCACCCATTTCTTTTCGTACCGTCGCGCCAAGCTCAAGAAAGTTCAGTGGTCAGGCATTGTCAGTCGTTAA
- a CDS encoding hypothetical protein (similar to AA sequence:cyanobase_aa:Npun_F2199), giving the protein MNWEKRKSASDSIANLLLPLSLILGLVLLLNLSDGQSSVQENTPLETWLKVIVDYLAAGAEIAAAIVIGAAVIRGIFNYARHLFSRRYHIDSTESIRLQLGRVLALGLEFTVASDILRTAVAPTRQDIVNLGALVLLRTLLNYFLEREIQQVEQSRIAEQTPQPRI; this is encoded by the coding sequence ATGAACTGGGAAAAAAGAAAGTCAGCTTCAGACTCGATCGCGAACCTGCTCTTGCCGTTGTCGCTGATTTTGGGACTTGTTCTCTTACTAAATCTGAGTGATGGACAAAGCTCAGTGCAGGAAAACACGCCTCTAGAAACCTGGCTGAAAGTCATCGTGGATTATTTAGCTGCGGGGGCGGAAATTGCAGCCGCGATCGTTATTGGTGCGGCTGTGATTCGCGGCATTTTCAATTATGCTCGACACTTGTTTTCCCGTCGGTATCACATTGATTCCACCGAGTCGATCCGGTTGCAGTTAGGTCGAGTCCTGGCACTGGGATTGGAATTCACCGTTGCCAGTGATATTTTGCGAACGGCAGTTGCTCCCACTCGTCAGGATATTGTGAATCTCGGTGCGCTCGTTCTTTTACGAACCTTGTTGAACTACTTCCTTGAGCGCGAGATTCAACAAGTCGAACAAAGCCGCATCGCAGAGCAAACCCCACAACCGAGGATATGA
- a CDS encoding hypothetical protein (hypothetical protein MC7420_1678;~similar to AA sequence:cyanobase_aa:LBDG_00080) — MTSLGKLFVPAALAAGTVFSAFAIPLSLYGSQPLSIQFKEERVFDGSLRDIATSYLALAGLLSLGASFSTCAAIAWKSSARRVQEAEDQLSKIEQQLKQKEAQLQEALLSDAYLADSGLRYFLDEEVSLNPPTPAMSQGVIASNPPAPVMSHAVVTASVPKPASVPTQLQTAVPLHAAQAFLGFTRSVAQPAPISSTPVEADAIAKMQHLQTQLQHIMSEIETIQSTLRVEPPSSNTTQTTPLNHLAQRFQALDPTWTVQR, encoded by the coding sequence ATGACTTCACTCGGAAAGTTATTTGTCCCTGCTGCGCTTGCTGCTGGCACAGTCTTCTCAGCTTTCGCTATTCCTCTGTCGCTCTACGGCTCTCAACCGCTATCCATCCAATTCAAAGAAGAGCGCGTTTTTGACGGGTCACTTAGAGATATTGCAACCTCTTATCTCGCACTCGCTGGACTGCTCAGCCTGGGTGCGAGTTTTAGTACCTGTGCCGCGATCGCATGGAAATCTTCTGCCCGTCGCGTCCAAGAAGCCGAAGATCAACTTTCCAAAATCGAGCAGCAACTCAAACAAAAAGAAGCTCAGCTACAAGAGGCATTACTCTCAGATGCCTATCTTGCAGATTCTGGTCTGAGATATTTCTTAGATGAAGAAGTGTCTCTGAATCCGCCCACTCCTGCGATGTCTCAAGGCGTAATCGCTTCTAATCCACCTGCTCCAGTGATGTCTCACGCAGTCGTGACGGCTTCAGTTCCAAAACCTGCTTCAGTTCCAACCCAATTGCAAACTGCTGTACCGCTTCATGCTGCTCAAGCTTTCTTAGGATTTACTCGTTCCGTTGCCCAACCTGCTCCGATCAGCAGTACACCCGTTGAGGCAGACGCGATCGCGAAAATGCAGCACCTCCAAACCCAACTTCAGCACATCATGTCTGAGATCGAGACGATCCAATCCACGCTTCGTGTTGAGCCTCCTTCCTCGAATACCACTCAGACCACCCCGCTCAATCATCTTGCACAACGCTTTCAAGCACTCGATCCCACGTGGACAGTGCAGAGATAG
- a CDS encoding hypothetical protein (hypothetical protein MC7420_8290;~similar to AA sequence:cyanobase_aa:LBDG_00100), whose protein sequence is MSDITRFAKFSSPLSCVVVSAIAALFAGFNVGKPAQANPSDQSSTTKIAAVSQPNLPIERSQPMIQSEADLIQQLSGQTTSVKPVTAQKPNFAPPIAGSAISLPTAQNPEQPKSPLVASTLSATDVQAGILPAQQRFTAPVSTVRGIRPDAMKEPINFEPAPTEIALNPSRTSDLVAQSGRDADSLTRPNRPFLRSTALTPPNLTFQGVYLFQGDQTSARARLFGIYPLTPNALVGATLDLTTGRAFTDTPNNGFNVTELYFATSPRDIPNLRFVVGQIDLTSYFDRNSFAKDGASQFFSPVFQTNPALSATGIASRPGALVNFSLTDNIEAKAAVFSSSRGLSDFALDGFAGELGVRYGNLIVRGTYATDRDSGSESGFQEIFQISRGGGQTGVLRGDREQAYGVNAELFIPSLRMGVFGRYGRYNNLDLDEGGDTFSGGITFLDLLTPDDRLGLAYGRSLSNDRLRRQSGVENPDVLELFYDFRLLPNLRLGFSIQERNNFSETIAGVRLRTEFDVTPRGRQAQ, encoded by the coding sequence ATGTCAGATATAACCCGGTTCGCTAAATTCAGTTCACCCCTGTCGTGTGTCGTGGTTTCCGCGATCGCTGCTCTATTTGCAGGTTTCAATGTCGGAAAACCCGCACAAGCTAACCCTTCAGACCAAAGTTCTACGACCAAGATTGCTGCGGTTTCTCAGCCGAATTTACCGATCGAGCGATCGCAACCGATGATTCAATCGGAAGCTGATCTCATTCAACAGCTATCGGGGCAAACAACTTCCGTAAAACCCGTTACTGCTCAAAAGCCAAACTTTGCACCTCCGATCGCAGGATCAGCAATTTCACTTCCAACGGCTCAAAATCCTGAGCAACCTAAATCGCCTTTAGTCGCATCTACCTTATCTGCAACGGATGTCCAGGCTGGAATTCTACCTGCTCAGCAACGTTTTACGGCTCCGGTTTCCACCGTTAGAGGCATTCGTCCTGATGCAATGAAGGAACCGATTAATTTTGAACCTGCACCGACCGAAATCGCGCTCAATCCTTCTCGTACTTCGGATTTAGTCGCTCAATCTGGTCGCGATGCCGATTCTCTAACCCGACCCAATCGCCCATTCTTACGGAGTACTGCTCTCACGCCGCCGAATCTGACTTTTCAGGGTGTGTATTTATTTCAAGGCGATCAGACTTCAGCACGAGCAAGACTATTTGGTATTTATCCACTCACCCCAAATGCGCTAGTTGGTGCAACACTCGATCTCACAACAGGTAGAGCTTTCACCGATACGCCGAACAACGGCTTCAATGTTACAGAACTCTACTTTGCAACCTCACCACGAGACATTCCGAACTTGAGATTTGTCGTCGGTCAGATTGATTTGACCTCATACTTCGATCGTAATAGTTTCGCCAAAGATGGAGCCTCGCAATTCTTCAGCCCGGTGTTTCAAACAAACCCTGCTCTGAGCGCGACCGGAATTGCTTCACGCCCAGGCGCATTAGTAAACTTTAGCCTTACCGACAACATCGAAGCGAAAGCTGCCGTCTTCTCCTCATCTAGAGGACTGAGTGATTTTGCACTTGATGGTTTTGCAGGCGAATTAGGTGTCCGTTACGGCAACTTGATTGTGCGCGGGACTTATGCCACCGATCGCGATTCTGGTTCTGAAAGTGGCTTCCAAGAAATCTTCCAAATCAGCCGTGGTGGAGGACAAACGGGAGTTCTCCGAGGCGATCGAGAACAAGCGTATGGCGTAAACGCTGAATTGTTCATTCCCAGCTTAAGAATGGGAGTCTTCGGACGCTACGGACGCTATAACAATCTCGATTTAGACGAAGGCGGCGATACATTCAGCGGCGGCATCACCTTCTTAGATTTGTTAACCCCAGACGATCGTTTAGGACTTGCGTATGGTCGTTCTTTATCCAATGACCGACTACGACGACAAAGCGGCGTTGAGAATCCTGATGTCTTAGAACTGTTCTATGACTTCCGGTTACTTCCCAATCTGCGTCTCGGTTTCTCGATTCAAGAGCGCAATAACTTCTCTGAAACGATCGCTGGCGTTCGTCTGAGAACAGAGTTCGATGTCACCCCTAGAGGCAGACAAGCCCAGTGA